From Xyrauchen texanus isolate HMW12.3.18 chromosome 36, RBS_HiC_50CHRs, whole genome shotgun sequence, one genomic window encodes:
- the lhx1a gene encoding LIM/homeobox protein Lhx1 isoform X1, which translates to MVHCAGCERPILDRFLLNVLDRAWHIKCVQCCECKCNLTEKCFSREGKLYCKNDFFRRFGTKCAGCAQGISPNDLVRRARSKVFHLNCFTCMMCNKQLSTGEELYIIDENKFVCKEDYLSSTNGKDTNLLSVTACSDPSLSPDSQDQLQDDVKDGEIANLSDKETGNNENDDQNLGGKRRGPRTTIKAKQLETLKAAFAATPKPTRHIREQLAQETGLNMRVIQVWFQNRRSKERRMKQLSALGARRHAFFRSPRRMRTLVDRLEPGELIPNGPFSYYGDYQSEYYGPGGNYDFFPQGPPSSQAQTPVDLPFVPSSGPTGTPLGGMDHPIPGHHPSSEVQRFSDIMSHHPGDSPSPEPGIPGPLHSMSSDVFGPSPSFTSLSLNGSGYSNHLSHPTSEMNEGTVW; encoded by the exons ATGGTCCACTGTGCGGGCTGCGAGAGGCCTATATTGGACAGGTTTCTCCTTAATGTTCTGGACAGAGCATGGCACATCAAGTGCGTACAATGTTGCGAGTGCAAATGTAACCTAACAGAGAAATGCTTTTCTCGAGAAGGAAAACTATATTGTAAAAACGACTTCTTTAG GCGCTTTGGAACAAAATGCGCGGGTTGTGCTCAGGGGATCTCGCCGAATGACTTGGTCCGGAGGGCACGAAGCAAAGTGTTTCATCTGAACTGCTTCACATGCATGATGTGTAACAAGCAACTGTCTACAGGGGAGGAATTGTACATCATAGACGAAAATAAATTTGTCTGTAAAGAAGATTATTTAAGCAGCACGAACGGAAAAGACACCAATCTCCTTTCAG TTACAGCGTGTAGTGATCCTAGTTTATCGCCAGATTCTCAAGACCAGCTACAAGACGATGTCAAGGATGGGGAAATCGCAAACTTATCGGACAAAGAAACGGGTAATAATGAAAACGACGATCAGAATCTCGGAGGAAAACGAAGAGGACCGCGTACTACTATTAAAGCAAAGCAACTGGAGACATTGAAAGCGGCATTCGCGGCGACCCCCAAACCAACGAGACACATCAGGGAGCAGTTGGCGCAGGAGACGGGGCTCAACATGCGAGTTATTCAG GTATGGTTTCAGAACCGGCGGTCCAAAGAGAGGCGCATGAAACAGCTGAGCGCGCTCGGCGCGAGGAGACACGCGTTCTTTCGGAGTCCAAGAAGAATGCGGACGCTAGTGGACAGACTCGAACCTGGAGAATTAATTCCAAACGGCCCGTTCTCATACTATGGGG ATTATCAGAGTGAGTACTATGGTCCAGGAGGGAATTATGACTTCTTTCCCCAAGGCCCGCCATCTTCACAGGCCCAGACTCCTGTAGACCTCCCCTTTGTCCCATCGTCAGGACCCACTGGTACCCCGTTAGGGGGCATGGACCATCCTATCCCTGGCCACCATCCATCCAGTGAAGTACAGCGCTTTTCAGACATCATGTCACACCACCCCGGAGACTCACCTAGTCCAGAGCCAGGGATACCTGGACCACTCCACAGTATGTCCTCAGATGTCTTTGGACCCAGTCCTTCCTTTACATCCCTCTCCCTCAATGGCAGCGGATACAGCAACCACCTCTCCCACCCTACATCAGAAATGAATGAGGGCACGGTCTGGTAG
- the lhx1a gene encoding LIM/homeobox protein Lhx1 isoform X2: protein MVHCAGCERPILDRFLLNVLDRAWHIKCVQCCECKCNLTEKCFSREGKLYCKNDFFRRFGTKCAGCAQGISPNDLVRRARSKVFHLNCFTCMMCNKQLSTGEELYIIDENKFVCKEDYLSSTNGKDTNLLSDSQDQLQDDVKDGEIANLSDKETGNNENDDQNLGGKRRGPRTTIKAKQLETLKAAFAATPKPTRHIREQLAQETGLNMRVIQVWFQNRRSKERRMKQLSALGARRHAFFRSPRRMRTLVDRLEPGELIPNGPFSYYGDYQSEYYGPGGNYDFFPQGPPSSQAQTPVDLPFVPSSGPTGTPLGGMDHPIPGHHPSSEVQRFSDIMSHHPGDSPSPEPGIPGPLHSMSSDVFGPSPSFTSLSLNGSGYSNHLSHPTSEMNEGTVW from the exons ATGGTCCACTGTGCGGGCTGCGAGAGGCCTATATTGGACAGGTTTCTCCTTAATGTTCTGGACAGAGCATGGCACATCAAGTGCGTACAATGTTGCGAGTGCAAATGTAACCTAACAGAGAAATGCTTTTCTCGAGAAGGAAAACTATATTGTAAAAACGACTTCTTTAG GCGCTTTGGAACAAAATGCGCGGGTTGTGCTCAGGGGATCTCGCCGAATGACTTGGTCCGGAGGGCACGAAGCAAAGTGTTTCATCTGAACTGCTTCACATGCATGATGTGTAACAAGCAACTGTCTACAGGGGAGGAATTGTACATCATAGACGAAAATAAATTTGTCTGTAAAGAAGATTATTTAAGCAGCACGAACGGAAAAGACACCAATCTCCTTTCAG ATTCTCAAGACCAGCTACAAGACGATGTCAAGGATGGGGAAATCGCAAACTTATCGGACAAAGAAACGGGTAATAATGAAAACGACGATCAGAATCTCGGAGGAAAACGAAGAGGACCGCGTACTACTATTAAAGCAAAGCAACTGGAGACATTGAAAGCGGCATTCGCGGCGACCCCCAAACCAACGAGACACATCAGGGAGCAGTTGGCGCAGGAGACGGGGCTCAACATGCGAGTTATTCAG GTATGGTTTCAGAACCGGCGGTCCAAAGAGAGGCGCATGAAACAGCTGAGCGCGCTCGGCGCGAGGAGACACGCGTTCTTTCGGAGTCCAAGAAGAATGCGGACGCTAGTGGACAGACTCGAACCTGGAGAATTAATTCCAAACGGCCCGTTCTCATACTATGGGG ATTATCAGAGTGAGTACTATGGTCCAGGAGGGAATTATGACTTCTTTCCCCAAGGCCCGCCATCTTCACAGGCCCAGACTCCTGTAGACCTCCCCTTTGTCCCATCGTCAGGACCCACTGGTACCCCGTTAGGGGGCATGGACCATCCTATCCCTGGCCACCATCCATCCAGTGAAGTACAGCGCTTTTCAGACATCATGTCACACCACCCCGGAGACTCACCTAGTCCAGAGCCAGGGATACCTGGACCACTCCACAGTATGTCCTCAGATGTCTTTGGACCCAGTCCTTCCTTTACATCCCTCTCCCTCAATGGCAGCGGATACAGCAACCACCTCTCCCACCCTACATCAGAAATGAATGAGGGCACGGTCTGGTAG